In Gammaproteobacteria bacterium, the genomic window ACAATCACGCCCGCAGGCTCAAGACCCTGCGGGGACTCACACCCTACGAATACGTCAACAAAATCCGGACGCAAGAACCACAACGATTCAAACTCGATCCGTACCAGCACATTCCGGGACTAAACAATTACGCTTACGCGCAGCGTTAATCCGCAGGGCGCTGACCCGGTACCAGGGACATCCACGTTATGAAAAAGCTCGTATTGATAACGCTTGCCAGCCTGTGGCTGTTTCCCGCGCAGACACGCGCGGCGGATGCGCAGGCGGGGCAGGAAAAATCCGCGCCCTGCGCCGCCTGCCACGGCGTTGACGGCAACAGCGTCAATCCCCAATGGCCCAAGCTCGCGGGGCAGCATCCCGAGTATATTTACAAACAGTTGCAGGACTTCAAGAGCAAGGCGCGGGCTAATGCGATCATGAACGCGCAGGCGGCCGACTTGAGCGCGCAAGACATGCGCGATCTGGCGGCTTATTTCGCGAAGCAAACCACCACTCCCGCCGCGGCCCAGAGCGACAAGTTGAAGGTCGGACAAGAGATTTACCGCGCCGGGGTGGCCG contains:
- a CDS encoding cytochrome c4, whose protein sequence is MKKLVLITLASLWLFPAQTRAADAQAGQEKSAPCAACHGVDGNSVNPQWPKLAGQHPEYIYKQLQDFKSKARANAIMNAQAADLSAQDMRDLAAYFAKQTTTPAAAQSDKLKVGQEIYRAGVAARDVPACMACHDPGGAGNAAAVFPKLSYQHAQYVAAQLRAYHAGERANDPAGMMRDIAGRMTVAEIDAVAQYIAGLHRVRAVPRY